The following proteins are co-located in the Haloplanus sp. HW8-1 genome:
- a CDS encoding type B DNA-directed DNA polymerase codes for MPFTIDFLDDGRVLEWEATTDGAVVTEHDEYTPRFYVAPRSPELDVDLTTLRRVYDRHPDVVRTQIVERRPAFRRDEAPVLAVDTAQITRVTPLARQARQLADVPVGDLACFNVDVTREFRYCLETDRDPTPATDLSTLRLGVPKPESHGETYTTLSIDGETVSGSATDILTAVQAAVETHDPDVVICATSQLIPTLHEMATTAAIDDFTLSRWPDVDYQQLARRSTYASYGRVGHSPARYNIPGRAIIDESNTFFYGETNLDGVLDLVSRSRKPLQELAWASIGNVLTAIQIREAHARDVLVPWRSWRHERFKSMGTLHDADRGGFIFAPDVGVHEDVHELDFSSLYPNIICTRNVSPDVIRCECHRDRADVPDLDYAICDDRGYLVDVLQPIIDTRDEIKAALRREKQRDAPDEARLDALDGRSGALKWILVACFGYQGFNNAKFGRIECHEAINAFAREILLTAKQRLEAGGWRVVHGIVDSIWVTPDPDVDADQRTALDTLASEITEIVDIRLEHEAHYDWVAFVPQRESQAGALTKYFGTVADTDEFKIRGIEARQRSTPPFIEAVQRACLERFDTTRSPEAVLDRLQDAIKRLHAGTVPVEQLVERNRVSKPLEGYTTQTQNVAALQRAHDQDLTVHPGQDIEYVVVDDETTSRERVALAHEEIESYDPSYYETKLVRAVESLLSPLGWDRAKIRRELAETWVPELTTFTNPE; via the coding sequence ATGCCGTTCACCATCGACTTCCTCGACGACGGCCGTGTCCTCGAATGGGAGGCGACCACCGACGGCGCCGTCGTGACCGAGCACGACGAGTACACGCCGCGCTTCTACGTCGCGCCCCGTTCACCGGAGCTGGACGTCGATCTCACGACCCTCCGGAGGGTCTACGACCGACATCCGGACGTCGTCAGGACCCAGATCGTCGAGCGACGCCCCGCGTTTCGGCGAGACGAAGCGCCCGTCCTCGCCGTCGACACCGCGCAGATCACTCGCGTCACGCCGCTCGCACGCCAAGCACGTCAGCTCGCGGACGTCCCCGTCGGCGATCTCGCCTGTTTCAACGTCGACGTTACACGCGAATTTCGCTACTGTCTGGAAACCGATCGCGACCCGACACCAGCGACCGACCTGTCGACGCTCCGCCTCGGCGTGCCGAAGCCCGAATCGCACGGTGAGACGTACACGACGCTCTCCATCGACGGCGAGACGGTCAGCGGCTCCGCGACAGACATCCTGACCGCCGTCCAAGCTGCAGTCGAAACCCACGACCCGGACGTCGTGATCTGTGCGACGAGTCAGCTCATTCCGACACTCCACGAGATGGCCACGACGGCGGCGATCGACGACTTCACACTGAGTCGGTGGCCCGACGTTGATTATCAGCAACTCGCACGCCGCTCCACGTATGCGAGTTACGGCCGCGTCGGTCACTCCCCGGCACGGTACAACATCCCCGGCCGCGCGATCATCGACGAGTCGAACACGTTCTTCTACGGGGAGACGAACCTCGACGGCGTCCTCGATCTCGTCTCGCGGTCCCGGAAACCCCTGCAGGAACTCGCCTGGGCCTCGATCGGCAACGTCCTCACCGCCATCCAGATCCGTGAAGCCCACGCCCGCGACGTGCTCGTGCCCTGGCGCTCCTGGCGCCACGAACGGTTCAAATCGATGGGGACGCTCCACGACGCCGACCGCGGCGGCTTCATCTTCGCGCCCGATGTGGGAGTCCACGAAGACGTCCACGAACTCGATTTCTCCAGTCTGTATCCGAACATCATCTGCACCCGAAACGTCTCCCCCGACGTGATTCGGTGCGAGTGCCATCGAGACCGCGCCGACGTGCCCGACCTCGACTACGCCATCTGCGACGATCGCGGCTATCTCGTCGACGTCCTGCAGCCGATCATCGACACCCGTGACGAGATCAAGGCTGCACTCCGCCGGGAGAAGCAACGTGACGCCCCCGACGAGGCCCGCCTCGACGCGCTCGACGGTCGGTCGGGGGCGCTCAAGTGGATCCTCGTCGCCTGCTTCGGCTATCAAGGGTTCAACAACGCGAAGTTCGGCCGGATCGAGTGTCACGAGGCGATCAACGCGTTCGCCCGTGAGATTCTGCTGACGGCGAAACAGCGGTTGGAAGCCGGGGGCTGGCGCGTCGTCCACGGGATCGTCGACTCGATCTGGGTGACACCGGATCCCGATGTCGACGCCGATCAGCGTACGGCGCTCGATACGCTGGCGTCGGAGATCACCGAGATAGTGGACATCCGACTCGAACACGAAGCGCACTACGACTGGGTTGCGTTCGTCCCACAGCGCGAGAGCCAGGCCGGTGCGTTGACCAAATACTTCGGCACGGTCGCCGACACGGACGAGTTCAAGATTCGGGGGATCGAGGCGCGCCAGCGGTCGACCCCACCATTCATCGAGGCCGTCCAACGGGCGTGTCTCGAACGCTTCGATACGACCCGGTCGCCGGAGGCGGTACTCGACCGTCTTCAGGACGCAATCAAGCGTCTTCATGCCGGAACGGTGCCGGTCGAGCAGCTCGTCGAACGGAATCGCGTCTCCAAGCCACTCGAAGGGTATACTACCCAAACGCAGAACGTGGCCGCCCTGCAGCGTGCGCACGACCAGGACCTCACTGTCCATCCGGGACAGGACATCGAGTACGTGGTCGTGGACGACGAGACGACCTCGCGGGAGCGGGTCGCGTTGGCCCACGAAGAGATCGAGTCGTACGATCCGTCGTACTACGAGACGAAGCTCGTCAGAGCGGTCGAAAGCCTGCTGTCACCGTTGGGGTGGGACCGGGCGAAGATTCGCCGGGAACTGGCTGAGACGTGGGTGCCGGAACTGACGACGTTCACGAATCCGGAGTGA
- a CDS encoding homing endonuclease associated repeat-containing protein, with the protein MDAAEEQYTCERCGAEFETPAAKGGHKRGHQLKISREELQAELQRLADIGDGPPTTTLMRNEGIYSISTVRERFGSWGEAVRSIGLVPANIHDIRPGDLKADLAAVATKLGRPPTASEQREFGDYPMSQFQNEFGSWNDALRAADFQPHAEKNIPDDALLEAIHDLVEALGTAPTASEMHKHGRYSHRPYFRRWDGWQAAIRAAGYDPVGRPSGPANYKWKENPAHEWREYGDNWPQQRQKALERDGYICQTPGCEWTQEAHREAFTGGLHVHHIRPLSAFGADGNEVDFERANRLENLVTVCAEHHHLWERASPLRLDTR; encoded by the coding sequence ATGGATGCAGCAGAGGAGCAATACACCTGTGAACGCTGTGGCGCAGAATTTGAAACACCAGCCGCGAAAGGAGGACACAAACGGGGGCACCAACTCAAGATCAGCCGCGAAGAACTCCAAGCGGAGCTTCAGCGGCTCGCTGATATCGGCGACGGCCCACCTACAACGACGCTGATGCGTAACGAAGGAATCTACAGTATATCGACGGTAAGAGAGCGATTTGGCTCGTGGGGGGAGGCAGTACGATCAATCGGACTCGTCCCAGCTAATATCCACGACATTCGCCCGGGCGATCTCAAGGCGGATCTCGCCGCCGTGGCAACGAAACTCGGTCGTCCACCCACGGCAAGCGAACAGCGGGAGTTCGGGGACTACCCCATGTCACAGTTCCAGAACGAGTTCGGAAGCTGGAACGATGCACTACGGGCAGCGGACTTCCAACCACATGCCGAGAAGAACATCCCCGACGATGCGTTGCTGGAGGCGATACACGACTTGGTCGAAGCACTCGGGACCGCACCAACAGCAAGCGAGATGCACAAACATGGCCGGTACTCCCATCGTCCGTATTTTCGCCGATGGGACGGTTGGCAGGCAGCGATCCGGGCGGCCGGATACGATCCGGTTGGTCGCCCGTCCGGCCCGGCCAACTACAAGTGGAAAGAAAATCCGGCCCACGAGTGGCGTGAGTACGGTGACAACTGGCCCCAACAACGACAGAAAGCTCTTGAACGCGATGGCTACATCTGTCAAACACCGGGCTGTGAGTGGACCCAAGAGGCACACCGCGAGGCGTTCACCGGAGGACTCCACGTACATCACATTCGCCCACTGAGTGCGTTCGGAGCAGACGGCAATGAGGTGGACTTTGAGCGAGCCAACCGCTTGGAGAACCTCGTGACGGTCTGTGCCGAACACCACCATCTTTGGGAACGTGCGTCACCGCTTCGGCTTGACACGCGGTGA